From a single Bacillus pumilus genomic region:
- a CDS encoding IS3 family transposase (programmed frameshift) produces MGTRVSYPVEVKQKAVEMRLAGVPMKEILQELNIKNKTQVQTWMRWHKAGDTHRFEQPVGKQYTYGKGPEYSSELERLQAENRYLSQQNEIFKKVQRIGKEVDKETSIKLVEEFRKTMTVQDVCVHLGILRTSYYRWKKELNQNQSKRQLEKQVGTLCRKHKYRYGYRKITAILKMRMRINHKTVQRIMQKNQWQCRVKMKKRKKNGQPYAVAGNILDRNFQSDRPLEKLVTDITYLPYGQKPLYLSSILDLYNGEVIAFNIGDKQDTDFILNTLDQLPALPKNCVLHSDQGSVYTSYEYQKAVHIKGITMSMSRKGTPADNASIESFHSSLKSETFYLNRIDRTTTTIVERTVKEYIYYYNNIRIQTKLNNQSPINYRQLAV; encoded by the exons ATGGGGACAAGAGTGAGTTATCCGGTTGAAGTCAAACAGAAGGCTGTAGAAATGAGATTGGCAGGCGTACCTATGAAAGAAATCTTGCAGGAATTGAATATCAAGAATAAGACGCAGGTTCAGACCTGGATGAGGTGGCATAAGGCTGGGGATACACACCGGTTCGAACAGCCTGTTGGAAAACAATATACCTATGGAAAGGGTCCCGAGTACTCTTCCGAATTAGAGAGACTGCAGGCGGAAAATCGTTATCTGAGCCAACAGAATGAAATTT TTAAAAAAGTACAACGAATTGGAAAGGAAGTTGATAAGGAAACGTCAATCAAACTGGTAGAAGAATTTCGCAAAACGATGACGGTACAGGACGTTTGTGTCCATTTAGGCATCTTACGCACTTCGTATTATAGATGGAAAAAGGAGCTGAATCAGAATCAATCTAAAAGACAACTAGAGAAACAGGTCGGCACGTTGTGCCGAAAGCACAAGTATCGATATGGATATCGAAAAATCACAGCCATACTAAAAATGAGAATGCGTATTAACCATAAAACTGTTCAACGTATCATGCAGAAAAACCAGTGGCAATGCCGTGTTAAAATGAAAAAGCGTAAGAAGAATGGGCAGCCCTATGCCGTGGCCGGAAACATACTGGATCGGAACTTTCAGTCTGATCGCCCTCTTGAAAAACTAGTAACGGACATCACGTATTTGCCTTATGGACAGAAACCATTGTACCTTTCCAGTATATTGGATTTGTATAATGGAGAAGTGATTGCTTTTAATATTGGTGATAAGCAGGATACAGACTTTATCTTAAACACACTTGATCAGCTACCAGCATTGCCTAAGAACTGCGTGTTACATAGCGATCAAGGTTCTGTGTATACATCTTACGAGTATCAGAAAGCTGTTCATATAAAAGGCATTACCATGAGTATGTCCCGTAAAGGGACACCCGCTGATAATGCCTCCATCGAATCGTTTCATTCCTCACTAAAGTCTGAAACGTTCTATCTTAACAGGATTGATCGAACTACGACCACCATCGTAGAACGCACTGTCAAAGAATACATTTATTATTATAACAACATTCGTATTCAAACGAAACTAAACAACCAATCACCGATAAACTATCGGCAATTGGCTGTATAA
- the fdhA gene encoding formaldehyde dehydrogenase, glutathione-independent, producing the protein MSGNKGVVYKGAGNVAVEDIGYPDLILRDGPGVPKANVGRKCEHGVILKVVTTNICGSDQHMVRGRTTAPAGLVLGHEITGEVVEVGRDVEFIQKGDLVSVPFNIACGRCVMCKEQKTHVCLNVNPDRPGSAYGYVDMGGWVGGQSEYVMVPYADFQLLKFPDKDQAMEKILDLTMLSDIFPTGFHGAYTAGVKPGSTVYIAGAGPVGLAAAHSAQLLGASTVIVGDLNEQRLEQARSFGCETINLRKHDRIGEQITNILGEPEVDCAVDCVGFEASGHGDQGEAPATVLNTIMDITKVGGKLGIPGLYVTEDPGAVDADAKVGSLKVRIGLGWAKAHTFVTGQTPVMQYHRSLMKSILSGRAQIAKAVNATVINLDQAPQGYSDFDSGVAKKFVIDPHGMISK; encoded by the coding sequence ATGTCGGGAAACAAAGGTGTCGTTTATAAAGGAGCAGGAAATGTAGCAGTTGAGGATATTGGATACCCTGATTTGATTTTAAGAGATGGCCCGGGTGTACCTAAAGCCAATGTGGGGCGCAAATGTGAACATGGCGTCATTTTAAAAGTAGTGACGACGAACATTTGCGGAAGTGACCAGCACATGGTGAGAGGTCGCACGACTGCCCCTGCGGGATTAGTTCTTGGTCATGAAATTACAGGTGAAGTCGTTGAGGTTGGACGAGATGTGGAGTTTATTCAAAAAGGAGACCTCGTGTCTGTTCCGTTTAATATTGCTTGTGGACGATGCGTCATGTGTAAGGAACAAAAAACCCATGTGTGCTTAAATGTAAACCCGGACCGTCCAGGCTCTGCCTATGGATACGTCGATATGGGCGGATGGGTTGGCGGTCAATCCGAGTACGTCATGGTGCCATATGCAGATTTCCAGCTGCTCAAATTTCCAGACAAAGATCAAGCGATGGAGAAAATACTTGATCTGACGATGCTTTCAGATATCTTCCCGACAGGTTTTCACGGCGCTTATACAGCTGGAGTAAAGCCTGGTTCAACTGTATATATTGCCGGTGCAGGGCCAGTAGGTCTCGCCGCAGCGCATTCCGCTCAGCTCCTTGGCGCTTCCACGGTCATTGTCGGTGATTTGAATGAACAAAGGCTGGAGCAAGCCAGAAGCTTTGGCTGTGAGACGATCAATTTACGAAAACATGATCGAATCGGCGAACAAATCACCAATATCTTAGGAGAGCCAGAAGTAGACTGTGCCGTCGATTGTGTCGGCTTTGAAGCTTCAGGTCATGGAGATCAAGGAGAAGCACCTGCAACCGTTTTAAATACCATTATGGATATTACAAAAGTTGGCGGTAAGCTCGGAATCCCAGGGCTTTACGTCACAGAAGACCCAGGTGCAGTGGATGCGGATGCAAAAGTTGGATCTCTGAAAGTGCGAATTGGACTTGGCTGGGCAAAAGCCCACACCTTTGTGACAGGCCAAACCCCTGTTATGCAATATCACCGCAGTCTAATGAAATCGATTTTAAGCGGACGAGCACAAATCGCCAAAGCAGTGAATGCAACCGTCATTAACCTTGATCAAGCCCCTCAAGGATACAGTGACTTTGATTCAGGTGTAGCGAAGAAATTTGTCATTGACCCACATGGGATGATTTCTAAATAA
- a CDS encoding ABC transporter ATP-binding protein, producing MLNVHDIKKYYEDKQVLKGITFHLKKGESFGLLGPNGAGKSTLIGILTGLIHATSGTITIEGIDLKKETKKAQQMIGIVPQEIALYLHLTAKENLMFWGRMYGLKGKELKSRVQETLELIGLKDRANDQVKVFSGGMKRRVNIGCAILHQPKLLIMDEPTVGIDPQSRNHILETVKTLNGEGMTIIYTSHYMEEVEFLCERIAIMDHGSIIALGDQHELSELIGNQREIVLTIKYEHGQNDIDRVRQFIHEVDPLKEIVVQGNQMKIFDQHPQQLLSHLIQGVTALNIQIISAKIVEPNLENVFLYLTSKNLRD from the coding sequence TTGCTAAACGTACACGACATCAAAAAATATTATGAAGATAAACAGGTATTGAAAGGGATAACCTTTCACTTAAAAAAAGGAGAATCTTTTGGACTATTAGGTCCGAATGGTGCGGGGAAATCCACATTGATTGGCATCTTGACAGGGCTGATTCATGCCACAAGCGGCACCATAACGATTGAAGGTATAGATTTAAAAAAAGAAACAAAAAAAGCGCAGCAAATGATAGGAATTGTTCCGCAAGAGATCGCTTTATATTTACATTTGACAGCAAAAGAAAATTTAATGTTTTGGGGGAGAATGTATGGACTCAAAGGAAAAGAGTTGAAAAGCAGAGTACAAGAAACACTTGAGCTAATTGGTCTTAAAGATAGAGCAAATGATCAAGTGAAAGTATTCTCTGGAGGAATGAAAAGAAGAGTAAATATTGGTTGCGCGATATTGCATCAACCAAAACTATTAATCATGGATGAGCCTACTGTAGGCATAGATCCCCAATCTAGAAATCATATATTAGAAACAGTTAAGACATTAAATGGAGAAGGAATGACCATTATATATACTAGTCATTACATGGAAGAAGTCGAATTTTTATGTGAAAGAATCGCCATCATGGATCACGGGTCTATCATTGCTTTAGGTGATCAGCATGAATTAAGTGAGCTTATCGGAAATCAAAGAGAAATTGTTTTGACCATAAAATATGAACATGGACAAAATGATATAGATCGAGTGCGTCAATTCATCCATGAAGTCGACCCTTTGAAGGAAATCGTGGTTCAAGGAAATCAGATGAAAATATTTGATCAACATCCTCAGCAATTATTATCTCATCTTATTCAAGGTGTAACGGCATTAAATATTCAAATTATTTCAGCAAAGATTGTAGAACCAAATTTAGAAAATGTCTTTTTATATTTAACTAGTAAAAATTTGAGGGATTAG
- a CDS encoding ABC transporter permease, whose translation MSIWVVLKDLLLFFRDKKSFFTLFFMPIILIAILGAAFGDNMKKDSEVRINSFRVGITDQDKSATSKMFLSTLSKSELSDIFEVKVTSKNQLEKDLNSRDITMGIIIKPNFEKSLLNLDHVQLNILKGPNSNLQEMVLQNVVLQFFQNYHMNRILVPLNQGKQVEIVSDQLKKELVIERNIHNNSQPITSFQYYAGGMGVLFLLMTVVFLVGSMIEEKEEDVYKRLIVSKLSNTSYIVGKLLGIVLMSMVQLAVIILFTSFVFKVNWGEPFTVVMIGCSFILNAAGFGVLIGSFINREKTFNSVGILGTQVLAALGGSMVPLYLFPQWVIDISYFLPNSLALQMFLKSMTGADFSEIQSGLLLSCGMGLAFFIIALLRMSFERKHRYA comes from the coding sequence ATGAGCATCTGGGTTGTACTAAAAGATCTATTATTGTTTTTTAGAGATAAGAAAAGCTTTTTTACACTTTTTTTTATGCCTATCATATTAATTGCTATTTTAGGTGCAGCATTTGGAGATAACATGAAGAAAGATAGTGAAGTCAGGATCAATTCATTTCGAGTAGGAATAACAGATCAAGATAAGTCCGCTACAAGTAAAATGTTTCTTTCAACATTGTCTAAGAGTGAACTCAGTGACATATTTGAGGTGAAGGTCACCTCGAAAAATCAATTAGAGAAAGATTTAAATAGTAGAGACATTACAATGGGCATAATCATCAAGCCGAATTTTGAAAAAAGCCTATTAAATCTTGATCATGTGCAATTGAATATTTTGAAAGGACCTAATTCAAATCTACAGGAAATGGTTCTACAAAATGTGGTTTTGCAGTTCTTTCAAAATTACCATATGAATCGTATTCTGGTGCCGTTGAATCAAGGTAAACAAGTGGAAATCGTGTCTGATCAACTGAAAAAAGAGCTAGTGATCGAGAGGAATATTCATAACAACAGCCAGCCGATTACATCCTTCCAATACTATGCAGGCGGGATGGGTGTGCTTTTTTTATTAATGACTGTTGTTTTTCTAGTTGGAAGTATGATAGAGGAAAAAGAGGAAGATGTTTATAAAAGGCTGATTGTATCAAAATTAAGTAATACTAGTTACATCGTCGGGAAGTTATTGGGTATTGTTTTGATGAGTATGGTTCAACTTGCGGTCATTATTTTATTTACTAGCTTTGTCTTTAAGGTGAACTGGGGAGAGCCTTTTACAGTTGTTATGATCGGATGTAGTTTTATATTAAATGCTGCGGGTTTCGGAGTACTGATTGGTTCTTTTATCAATAGAGAAAAAACGTTTAACAGTGTGGGGATTTTAGGAACTCAAGTGTTAGCTGCTTTAGGTGGGAGTATGGTGCCCTTATACTTATTCCCACAATGGGTGATTGATATCAGCTATTTTTTACCTAATTCTCTTGCACTTCAAATGTTTTTGAAAAGTATGACAGGTGCTGATTTTAGTGAAATTCAAAGTGGATTATTACTTAGTTGTGGGATGGGACTAGCTTTCTTCATCATTGCTTTATTAAGAATGTCTTTTGAAAGGAAGCATCGTTATGCATAA